From a region of the Phaeodactylum tricornutum CCAP 1055/1 chromosome 4, whole genome shotgun sequence genome:
- a CDS encoding predicted protein — protein sequence MMYALLFACMSGATALVVRTPATRLSFQEFRKTLPSNFNVVQSGGWYALEQTATAKLAARNFAKLRPDLPPTFDVEEVQGGWSTMETLAADPKGALVQIVASLNRKGETAATVSADYLDAILALLRAQGKGFDSNLVDGEWLLVMQKQGSKSPRFQKLVGKGEKPGKSYSDFDVGHGTFSGTVKLLKGLGLVSSTVQYRPVADNFDRTTVGGGQPGIVLRRISCDIVDASVKVWKLPKLSLRFLRKKGGYLDFVYLDRDLRVTTGNRGGVFIHARPSFVTTMLS from the exons ATGATGTATGCGCTGCTTTTTGCGTGTATGTCGGGCGCGACAGCACTCGTGG TCCGTACGCCAGCGACGAGGCTTTCTTTTCAGGAATTTCGAAAGACGCTGCCTAGCAATTTCAATGTTGTACAAAGCGGTGGCTGGTATGCGTTGGAGCAGACTGCGACAGCGAAACTAGCTGCAAGAAACTTTGCCAAGCTTCGACCCGATTTGCCGCCGACATTCGATGTCGAGGAGGTGCAAGGCGGTTGGTCCACAATGGAAACCTTAGCGGCCGACCCCAAAGGTGCTTTGGTCCAAATTGTAGCAAGTTTGAATCGGAAGGGCGAGACGGCAGCGACAGTTTCGGCTGATTATTTAGACGCTATACTGGCCTTGCTACGAGCTCAAGGGAAAGGTTTCGACTCGAATTTGGTAGACGGTGAATGGCTGTTGGTCATGCAAAAGCAAGGTTCCAAAAGTCCGCGTTTTCAAAAGCTAGTAGGCAAAGGTGAAAAACCGGGCAAATCCTATTCGGATTTTGATGTAGGACACGGTACATTCAGCGGAACAGTAAAACTGCTGAAAGGTCTCGGTCTGGTATCGAGTACGGTTCAGTACCGACCCGTTGCCGACAATTTCGACCGTACTACTGTTGGAGGAGGCCAGCCGGGCATCGTGTTGCGACGGATTTCTTGTGATATTGTAGACGCCTCCGTCAAGGTCTGGAAGCTGCCTAAACTTTCCCTGCGATTTTTGCGGAAAAAGGGTGGATACTTGGACTTTGTGTACCTCGATCGAGATCTACGAGTGACCACCGGGAATCGGGGAGGTGTATTTATACACGCGCGGCCCTCGTTTGTCACCACTATGCTGTCCTAA
- a CDS encoding predicted protein — protein sequence MPGSPETASTDCPVRVLVLVVSLLLQCFLPGQAFLSPSIIANRFVTGKTPVRNDWCYLQRRVASTSTSTSSAASTPKPTFATISKPNKASVRGSYRTNALVASSQTATYDSASLPKPSVASTITTTTADYQRGMLTVGLITVLFASNSPAIHAAFSQVTQAAIPPPVFFINAAVSVVALAGVALGGPILDRVVPDPQRVNADTDTAVPVSTTRMIATATATEGPVCWGLDRTHRAGLELGFWKFLGTTANLSGLALTTADHGAFLIQLTTLLVPAAQGATGVSIPTRIWTAIALAMAGVALLTQDAAGVDTAQTVANIQTAWLGDVLCIVAAVFYAIYDLRLFAWGKQVAPLPLITNKVATQATLSVTLLLATSGNGGWDSCRLFFETASTHDLTLVAAVTIWSGVIVNGVVPYLQVGAQQAVGPARAQIVYASQPIWAGILAYLCLGETLGVYGGLGAVLFVAAIGLAATAPSPDPDCPETSCEV from the exons ATG CCGGGCTCTCCCGAGACTGCATCTACCGACTGTCCGGTCCGAGTCCTCGTTCTGGTAGTTTCGTTGCTGCTCCAGTGTTTCCTACCAGGGCAAGCCTTTTTGTCGCCGTCCATCATTGCGAATCGCTTTGTAACCGGAAAGACGCCCGTACGCAACGACTGGTGCTATTTACAACGAAGGGTCGCCTCAACTTCAACGTCTACCTCATCGGCAGCGTCTACCCCGAAGCCTACCTTTGCCACCATTTCAAAACCGAACAAAGCAAGCGTCCGTGGTAGTTATCGCACCAACGCCTTAGTCGCTTCGTCCCAAACCGCGACTTACGATTCAGCCAGCCTACCGAAGCCTTCCGTGGCGTCTACCATCACCACAACCACTGCGGACTATCAACGTGGCATGCTCACGGTCGGACTCATTACGGTCCTCTTCGCGTCCAATAGTCCCGCCATTCACGCCGCCTTTTCTCAAGTCACGCAAGCTGCCATTCCGCCACCCGTATTCTTTATCAACGCAGCCGTCAGTGTCGTTGCCTTGGCCGGTGTCGCCCTTGGGGGCCCCATTCTCGATCGGGTCGTTCCCGATCCCCAACGCGTCAATGCCGACACGGACACTGCCGTACCCGTATCAACGACAAGAATGATAGCTACCGCTACTGCAACGGAAGGACCGGTTTGCTGGGGTCTCGATCGTACCCACCGAGCGGGACTCGAGTTGGGCTTTTGGAAGTTTCTCGGCACGACGGCCAATCTCTCCGGCCTGGCCCTTACCACAGCCGACCATGGGGCTTTCTTGATACAACTCACTACACTCTTGGTACCCGCCGCCCAAGGTGCCACGGGGGTATCCATTCCCACCCGTATTTGGACCGCCATTGCTTTGGCCATGGCGGGCGTCGCCCTATTGACACAGGATGCTGCTGGCGTCGACACGGCGCAGACTGTGGCTAACATACAGACGGCTTGGCTTGGAGACGTCCTCTGCATTGTGGCCGCCGTTTTTTACGCCATCTATGACTTGCGCCTCTTTGCATGGGGCAAGCAGGTAGCACCACTGCCGCTCATTACCAACAAGGTTGCAACCCAGGCAACCCTCAGTGTCACTTTGTTGCTCGCCACATCCGGCAACGGCGGATGGGATAGTTGTCGGCTCTTTTTTGAAACAGCCTCGACACACGACTTGACCCTTGTTGCAGCCGTGACTATCTGGAGCGGTGTGATCGTGAACGGCGTCGTACCGTACCTCCAAGTCGGTGCGCAACAAGCCGTGGGACCAGCACGGGCCCAAATCGTGTACGCGTCGCAACCCATCTGGGCCGGTATACTGGCCTACCTGTGTTTGGGAGAAACCCTGGGAGTGTATGGTGGACTCGGTGCCGTGCTCTTTGTGGCCGCCATTGGGCTGGCCGCCACGGCACCGTCGCCCGATCCCGATTGTCCCGAAACATCCTGTGAAGTGTGA
- a CDS encoding predicted protein — translation MTTPMFHTIVASKREMTSRKRLENQSLLLLALLLLLAAHSCASVTIDDRRRRRKNGHPLAREIRVANKAGAKFDFYWIHPETRVLAGSNTDGEGVPYGGESAVSSFVGHAFEVQELEPCKRQLCRKGYFKVNGNEDQIYTVDKDFLVTGEDHKTIARKKAADALSGCAIDHSPTSSLSSMEQLDALMACIEGKIEATVQAQQEEITFNAQIRQSMGSMMVDYVCNDTSKLETSRARFNETLTFEGTEKYDLQVLFQGRKDSKDIGSRILLANDWYTPSEAEMLLSATRQKMGASDALENDEVTVKKLLSKLELLVSHAVVYQPRYRDVNLTVQTHSNQVASAGTGETTYSTCAASESPNGICAVATTTKTSRSLAVSVTASSPTTTNATGGRPVATLFVFVQDDVGALHFPQTGVRVRPQAGQVLLAMYDDVRPNEGDSQNDPTTTFVNEYVMCAPPTNDTFTVLIDEIHLQEA, via the exons ATGACAACACCAATGTTTCATACAATTGTTGCATCCAAAAGGGAAATGACATCTCGTAAAAGACTAGAGAATCAGTCGTTGCTCCTTTTGGcacttttgctgttgttggcGGCACACAGCTGTGCGAGCGTAACGATTGACGATCGCCGGCGGCGTCGGAAGAATGGTCATCCTCTGGCTCGAGAGATTCGCGTTGCCAACAAGGCAGGGGCCAAGTTTGATTTCTATTGGATTCATCCCGAAACACGGGTCTTGGCAGGTTCCAACACTGACGGAGAAGGTGTTCCTTACGGTGGAGAATCGGCAGTCTCGAGCTTTGTCGGTCACGCGTTTGAAGTTCAGGAATTGGAACCTTGCAAACGCCAACTTTGTCGGAAAGGATATTTCAAAGTGAACGGAAACGAAGACCAAA TTTACACCGTAGACAAGGATTTTTTGGTCACCGGTGAAGATCACAAAACGATAGCCCGAAAAAAGGCCGCGGACGCCTTGAGTGGCTGCGCGATCGATCATTCTCCTACTTCGTCCCTTTCTAGTATGGAACAACTGGATGCGCTGATGGCATGCATTGAGGGCAAAATTGAAGCGACAGTCCAGGCACAACAGGAGGAAATTACCTTTAACGCCCAAATCCGACAATCTATGGGTTCCATGATGGTCGATTATGTTTGCAATGATACCTCTAAGCTAGAAACAAGTCGTGCGCGCTTTAACGAAACGCTAACATTCGAAGGGACGGAAAAGTATGATCTCCAGGTTCTATTTCAGGGTCGCAAGGACTCGAAGGACATTGGGAGCCGCATTTTGCTCGCGAACGACTGGTATACTCCGTCGGAGGCAGAAATGCTACTATCTGCAACCCGCCAGAAAATGGGTGCCAGCGACGCTCTTGAGAATGATGAAGTTACGGTGAAAAAGCTGTTGAGCAAACTCGAATTGTTGGTATCGCACGCGGTAGTCTATCAACCTCGCTACCGTGATGTCAATTTGACCGTGCAGACCCACAGCAACCAAGTGGCATCCGCAGGAACCGGCGAAACAACCTACTCCACCTGCGCGGCATCGGAATCACCGAACGGAATCTGCGCAGTGGCAACTACAACCAAAACATCTCGCTCCTTGGCTGTGTCCGTCACGGCATCctctccgacgacgacgaatgcGACCGGAGGACGGCCGGTGGCCACATTGTTTGTCTTTGTTCAAGACGACGTGGGTGCCTTGCACTTTCCACAAACCGGTGTTCGCGTGCGCCCGCAAGCAGGACAAGTGCTGTTGGCAATGTACGATGATGTCCGCCCGAACGAGGGTGATTCGCAGAACGACCCGACGACCACTTTTGTTAACGAATACGTGATGTGTGCTCCACCGACCAACGACACGTTTACGGTCTTGATTGACGAAATTCATCTCCAAGAGGCATAG
- a CDS encoding ornithine cyclodeaminase (This family contains the bacterial Ornithine cyclodeaminase enzyme, which catalyses the deamination of ornithine to proline), with amino-acid sequence MTSAWSALTKPTSFPLRVRTFAAFPAPRLFDYDTVTSHLSVADAIDAVESAFGALAKGQVDVPMPMHIGVAETPTAGPGDCHIKGGYVLGAPTFTVKLACVSFYKNLEQGLPAGSGLFCVVDAVTGAPLAVLQENRYMTDLRTGAAGAVALKHTTLPGQELRIGFIGAGAIARTMARASKAVRPHFTGMVYGLAGADDFANDMHDELGLDFTVAASARELCESCNVIYTQTPGSDTVLELDWLQPGTTIIASGSDQPTKQEIPNDVLKASKYIADLIKQTSKVGELRGALQAGVMTEADVHAELGQVVNGDKSGREGDELIVVDLTGTGAQDAAIGQVAWDKLRNL; translated from the coding sequence ATGACGTCTGCCTGGTCGGCGTTGACGAAGCCGACCTCCTTCCCTCTCCGCGTTCGGACCTTTGCGGCCTTTCCGGCGCCGCGCTTGTTCGACTACGACACCGTCACGTCCCATTTGTCCGTGGCGGACGCGATTGACGCAGTAGAGTCCGCCTTTGGCGCCCTCGCCAAGGGACAAGTCGACGTCCCCATGCCCATGCACATTGGCGTGGCCGAAACACCCACCGCCGGTCCGGGCGATTGTCACATCAAGGGCGGCTACGTCCTCGGCGCCCCCACCTTTACCGTCAAACTAGCCTGCGTCAGCTTCTACAAGAATCTGGAACAGGGATTGCCCGCCGGTTCGGGTTTGTTCtgcgtcgtcgacgccgtcacCGGAGCTCCGCTTGCCGTCCTCCAGGAAAATCGCTACATGACGGATCTCCGGACCGGCGCCGCCGGGGCCGTCGCGCTCAAACACACTACACTACCCGGACAAGAACTCCGGATTGGTTTCATTGGTGCCGGAGCGATTGCTAGGACTATGGCTCGGGCGAGTAAGGCCGTCCGACCCCATTTTACCGGGATGGTATACGGACTCGCCGGCGCCGACGACTTTGCTAACGACATGCACGACGAACTCGGACTCGACTTTACCGTGGCGGCCTCCGCTCGGGAATTGTGCGAATCCTGCAACGTCATTTACACGCAGACACCGGGAAGTGACACCGTCCTCGAGTTGGACTGGTTGCAACCCGGGACCACCATTATTGCGTCCGGTAGTGACCAACCGACCAAACAGGAAATTCCCAACGACGTACTCAAGGCCTCCAAGTATATTGCCGATCTCATCAAGCAAACTTCTAAAGTTGGGGAACTTCGCGGTGCTCTGCAGGCCGGTGTCATGACGGAAGCCGACGTACACGCCGAATTGGGACAAGTCGTCAACGGTGACAAGTCCGGACGGGAAGGGGACGAACTCATCGTGGTGGATTTGACCGGTACCGGTGCCCAGGATGCCGCCATTGGACAAGTCGCCTGGGACAAACTTCGCAACCTTTAA
- a CDS encoding predicted protein: protein MPVRDPRLRIGGKVTAKACHVVHLSECARRYGVNKHSKRLVGTVLDVTTTPVSITTGRTSTLITAVYDFGESLFKEKTLNIRSVKAFVPPEDEGMSLIEELAAEALQAAEADMEGGNLMEESVEAPVAKMVETPADIEPDTLVDTEPNTPVDTEPNSPVAEIVETPVDTDTSVDTESENPVATVHQTECLHSETRIQSQPENFFGSLECSYSLQSLSSVAGPNYGPPLHPPSTFLPLHLDAQECPGNGLTISGNISIGVNNVQSDPMHRSKNFVPSHLICVDESISRWYGQGGDWINHGLPNYIAIDRKPENGCEIQNAACGQSGIMLRLKLVKGKTITDDEEGDEEDEYLPHGAKIIKELVRPWWGSDRIVCADSYFASVVTAVELKRIGLRFIGVVKSATRRYPMAYLSQLEMTSRGEWKGLVTDGISDGSCDLMAFVWVDRDRRYFISTASNLNRGWNPVRYRWRQVDTSPDADPERVEINIAQPVAAEVYYSCCAMIDRHNRSRQDTLMLERKLGTWDWLTRVNLSIFGIIVVDTWLAYSQCTGIGKSAGREEKQKDFYSALAEELVDNQYDSVGSRKVGGDELDKDSPTISRTGEPRCGLSAHLTPTKRKRKNKDGTIKNQRQQGRCLVCSKKTTYVCSVCKDVETIESKEPWICYTTGGQLCFAQHLTTLHGS from the exons ATGCCAGTGAGGGATCCTAGACTTAgaattggagggaaggtgacggcaaaggcttgtcatgttgtgcatctgAGCGAGTGCGCACGGAGATATGGCGTCAACAAGCACTCcaagcggcttgttggaacggttctAGACGTCACGACCACCCCTGTATCCATTACAACCGGGCGTACCTCTACTTTGATAACAGCAgtttatgattttggagagagtttgttcaaggaaaaaACACTGAACATTCGGAGTGTAAAGGCATTTGTACCGCCAGAAGATGAAGGAATGTCCTTAATTGAGGAATTAGCAGCAGAGGCTTTGCaggcagcagaagcagacatggaaggcggaaacttgatggaagaaagtgtCGAAGCCCCGGTAGCCAAAATGGTTGAAACCCCGGCTGACATAGAGCCCgataccttggtcgacacagagcccaataccccggttgacacagagcccaatagcccggtagccgaaattgtcgagacCCCGGTTGACACTGATACCTCGGTTGACACAGAGTCCGAAAACCCGGTAGCCACAGTGCACCAAACAGAGTG CTTGCACAGCGAAACAAGAATCCAATCACAACCGGAGAACTTCTTCGGTTCTTTGGAATGCTCATACTCACTACAAAGTTTGAGTTCAGTAGCCGGGCCCAACTATGGTCCACCACTGCACCCTCCAAGTACATTCCTGCCCCTTCATTTGGACGCACAGGAATGTCCCGGCAACGGTTTGACGATATCTGGAAATATATCCATTGGAGTGAACAATGTCCAGTCTGACCCGATG CATCGTAGCAAAAACTTTGTACCTTCCCATCTGATTTGCGTGGATGAATCTATCTCAAGATGGTATGGGCAGGGTGGGGATTGGATAAACCATGGTCTACCAAATTATATTGCAATTGATCGAAAGCCTGAGAATGGGTGCGAGATTCAAAACGCAGCGTGTGGACAATCCGGTATTATGCTTCGATTGAAACTTGTAAAGGGAAAGACGATAactgacgacgaagagggTGACGAGGAGGATGAGTATCTACCGCATGGTGCAAAGATTATCAAAGAACTTGTTCGTCCTTGGTGGGGGAGTGATCGGATTGTGTGTGCTGATTCTTATTTTGCCTCCGTTGTGACAGCTGTCGAGCTTAAGAGGATTGGCTTGAGATTCATTGGGGTTGTGAAGTCGGCAACGAGAAGATATCCAATGGCCTACCTTTCACAGTTGGAAATGACAAGTAGAggagaatggaaaggattggtgACAGACGGAATCTCGGATGGAAGTTGTGACCTGATGGCTTTTGTATGGGTGGACCGAGACCGTCGATATTTTatatcaacagcatccaatcTGAATAGAGGCTGGAATCCAGTTCGCTACCGGTGGAGACAGGTGGATACATCACCTGATGCAGACCCTGAGAGGGTGGAGATCAATATTGCGCAACCAGTTGCAGCAGAAGTGTATTATTCTTGTTGTGCAATGATTGACAGACATAACCGGAGTCGGCAggatacactgatgcttgaAAGAAAACTTGGCACATGGGATTGGTTGACACGAGTCAACTTATCaatttttggtatcattgtTGTGGACACATGGTTAGCCTACAGCcaatgtacaggaataggaaAGTCTGCTGgacgagaagaaaagcagaaggatttctACAGTGCCTTAGCCGAGGAGCTGGTGGACAACCAGTACGAtagtgttggaagtcgcaaagTTGGGGGGgatgagttggacaaggatagcCCAACCATCTCCAGAACTGGAGAGCCGCGATGTGGTCTCTCCGCACATCTAACAcccaccaaaagaaaaagaaagaacaaagatggtactattaaaaaccaaagacagcagggaaggtgtttggtgtgttccaagaagaccacatatgtttgctctgtatgcaaagatgttgagacaattgaaagcaaagaaccttggatttgctacacaacgggagggcagctatgctttgcCCAGCACTTGACtaccttgcatggtagttaa
- a CDS encoding predicted protein, with protein MNTTFQISSLGMGFRVDNSIGPTKSFPIRCDKTDILPIRCDKIDSTKEPITVTYRALTSYERSSLPVYISNKSSPYETRNSSQSSLAVSFDEKIERVAYDISTLPGKRNSPNTDTAMGVSHDQQIQPEETEAILLERMQEMQVELRLLSPYDRDCLDLAMRKCPALASDRSFQVSFLRTEVLDAKRAAKRYATYWKHRVNLFGPVHAFLPLVIKDEADVMEATEQAPNSALTTEDMHVLKYGFTRVVAGHGRVLLIDPSRTGPKSDYKVDSIVRCLFYTATKALLADEEMQRKGGIFILDMKGSIRGFDRALIKRLTETTNDGFPLRCSACCILRPPLLVDTFVKIAKVFLRSRVRNRIHVVTSESKLEKHVGVYSMEALFEAADHKAWLNQMRTEDFKQYR; from the exons ATGAACACAACTTTCCAAATTTCAAGCCTTGGAATGGGTTTTcgtgttgataattccattgggcctactaaatctttccctatccgttgtgacaagactgatattctcccaatccgttgtgacaagattgatagtaccaaagaacctatcacggttacatacagagctttaacgtcctacgaacgttctagccttcccgtttacatttcaaacaagtcatcgccatatgaaaca CGAAACTCATCGCAATCGTCGCTCGCTGTCAGCTTCGACGAGAAAATCGAAAGAGTCGCGTATGATATTTCGACTCTAccaggaaaaagaaacagccCGAACACAGACACAGCTATGGGCGTCAGTCACGACCAACAGATTCAACCGGAAGAAACCGAGGCTATTCTATTGGAGCGCATGCAAGAGATGCAGGTGGAACTGAGGCTACTGTCTCCCTATGATCGAGATTGCCTTGACTTGGCCATGCGCAAATGCCCCGCTCTCGCCAGCGACCGATCGTTTCAAGTTTCGTTTTTGCGGACGGAAGTGCTGGACGCCAAACGTGCCGCGAAACGGTACGCTACATACTGGAAGCATCGAGTGAACCTGTTTGGTCCGGTCCATGCCTTTTTGCCATTGGTAATCAAAGATGAAGCAGACGTGATGGAGGCGACGGAACAGGCACCGAACAGCGCCTTGACAACCGAAGACATGCACGTTTTGAAGTACGGTTTTACTCGTGTCGTGGCTGGCCATGGACGTGTGCTGCTCATTGACCCTTCTCGGACGGGACCAAAAAGTGACTACAAAGTCGATAGTATTGTGCGTTGTCTCTTCTATACCGCCACTAAGGCCCTCCTAGCAGATGAAGAAATGCAACGCAAAGGCGGGATATTCATTCTCGATATGAAAGGCAGTATCCGAGGCTTCGATCGAGCGTTGATTAAACGCTTGACGGAAACAACCAACGACGGCTTCCCTTTGCGCTGCTCCGCCTGTTGCATTTTACGTCCACCGCTACTGGTGGACACATTTGTCAAAATAGCCAAGGTCTTCTTGCGATCCCGTGTCCGCAATCGCATTCACGTGGTCACATCGGAGTCCAAATTGGAAAAGCACGTCGGTGTGTACTCTATGGAAGCGCTGTTTGAAGCAGCAGACCACAAAGCTTGGCTGAATCAAATGCGTACTGAGGATTTTAAGCAATATAGGTAG